A single region of the Streptomyces virginiae genome encodes:
- a CDS encoding family 16 glycosylhydrolase, which yields MSARAPIFTANFQSTSQWVAGRSWAYPNGGPTNTGDNKLDYLVADPSYSRTGTFRATRRPDGKWNAGLLTTEGSQEAFMVRAGDVLESRVRLPAEIGAWPAIWTWRDGGNEIDIFEYHPDNPDLLELSNHVKGGSRYHRDSSIAPGAWVDLKVEFGTRSVVWWVNGTRVFADRRGVGRNWRAYLIVNLSVCAGRYHPAPAPGVSQMSYEVEYLRVHRP from the coding sequence CTGAGCGCCCGGGCCCCGATCTTCACCGCGAACTTCCAGTCGACCTCCCAGTGGGTGGCCGGCCGGTCCTGGGCCTATCCGAACGGCGGCCCCACCAACACCGGCGACAACAAACTCGACTACCTCGTGGCCGACCCCTCCTACAGCCGGACCGGCACCTTCCGCGCCACCCGCCGCCCGGACGGCAAGTGGAACGCCGGCCTGCTGACCACCGAGGGCAGCCAAGAGGCGTTCATGGTGCGGGCCGGTGACGTGCTGGAGTCCCGGGTCCGGCTGCCCGCCGAGATCGGGGCCTGGCCGGCGATCTGGACCTGGCGGGACGGCGGCAACGAGATCGACATCTTCGAGTACCACCCCGACAACCCCGACCTGCTCGAACTCTCCAACCACGTCAAGGGCGGCTCGCGCTACCACCGGGACTCCTCCATCGCCCCCGGCGCATGGGTGGACCTCAAGGTCGAGTTCGGAACGCGCTCGGTGGTGTGGTGGGTCAACGGCACCCGGGTCTTCGCCGACCGCCGGGGCGTCGGGCGCAACTGGCGTGCGTACCTCATCGTCAACCTGTCGGTGTGCGCGGGCCGCTACCACCCGGCTCCCGCCCCGGGCGTCTCGCAGATGTCCTACGAGGTGGAGTACCTACGCGTCCACCGCCCCTGA
- a CDS encoding GNAT family N-acetyltransferase has protein sequence MWKCERVIGADLDVEEVLGLYRASTLAERRPVHDVERFARMLAGANLVVVARAEDGRLIGIARSITDGAYSTYLGDLAVDVAYQGQGVGRELIRVTQEEAPEAKLILLAAPAAVDYYPHIGFTRHESAWTLDRLH, from the coding sequence ATGTGGAAGTGTGAGCGGGTCATCGGCGCCGACCTGGATGTCGAAGAGGTCCTCGGCCTCTACCGGGCGTCCACCCTCGCCGAGCGTCGTCCCGTGCACGACGTCGAGCGCTTCGCCCGGATGCTGGCCGGAGCCAACCTCGTCGTCGTCGCCCGTGCCGAGGACGGCCGGCTCATCGGCATCGCCCGCTCGATCACCGACGGCGCGTACTCGACCTACCTGGGCGATCTCGCCGTAGACGTCGCCTACCAGGGCCAAGGTGTGGGCCGCGAACTCATCCGCGTGACACAGGAAGAGGCGCCCGAGGCCAAGCTGATCCTGCTCGCCGCGCCGGCCGCGGTCGACTACTACCCGCACATCGGCTTCACCCGCCACGAGTCCGCCTGGACCCTCGACCGCCTCCACTGA